From Streptomyces sp. GSL17-111, one genomic window encodes:
- a CDS encoding flavin-containing monooxygenase has protein sequence MPLDHVDVLIVGAGLSGIGTACHLTRDAPGRTYAILEARGAVGGTWDLFRYPGVRSDSDMFTLGYAFRPWRGERSIADGAAIRDYIRDTARAYGVDRHIRFRHRVVRAEWSSADARWTVTAERTDTGERTRLTCSFLAACAGYYRYDRGHTPDFPGAERFTGPVVHPQHWPRDLDWRGRRVVVIGSGATAVTLVPALAEEAAHVTMLQRSPSYVAALAATDPLARALRRLPPRLSGPVVRWKNVLVSVAGFQLSRRRPKLMKALLRRGVTRWLPPGYDVDTHFTPRYDPWDQRLCAVPDGDLFRAVADGTASVVTDHVETFTETGIALASGAHLDADVIVTATGLTLHPLGGLRLRVDGHDVDLGRTVAYKGAMLSGVPNFALTLGYTNASWTLKADLVARYVCRVLNHLQDHGLRAATPVTPTFPPGTELSPLIDLSSGYVRRGIHTLPRQGPRTPWRLHQNYLRDVRLLRRSPLTDTHLHFT, from the coding sequence ATGCCGCTCGACCACGTGGACGTCCTGATCGTCGGGGCGGGCCTGTCCGGGATCGGCACGGCCTGCCACCTCACCCGGGACGCGCCCGGCCGTACGTACGCGATTCTGGAGGCGCGCGGGGCCGTCGGCGGGACGTGGGACCTCTTCCGCTACCCCGGCGTCCGCTCCGACTCCGACATGTTCACGCTCGGCTACGCCTTCCGGCCGTGGCGGGGCGAGCGGTCCATCGCCGACGGCGCCGCCATCCGCGACTACATCCGCGACACCGCCCGCGCCTACGGCGTGGACCGGCACATCCGCTTCCGGCACCGCGTCGTGCGCGCGGAGTGGTCCAGCGCCGACGCCCGCTGGACGGTGACCGCCGAACGCACCGACACCGGCGAGCGCACCCGCCTCACCTGCTCGTTCCTCGCCGCCTGCGCCGGCTACTACCGCTACGACCGGGGCCACACCCCGGACTTCCCCGGCGCGGAGCGGTTCACCGGGCCCGTCGTCCACCCGCAGCACTGGCCCCGCGACCTCGACTGGCGCGGCCGGCGCGTCGTCGTGATCGGCAGCGGCGCCACGGCCGTGACGCTCGTGCCGGCACTCGCCGAGGAGGCCGCGCACGTCACGATGCTCCAGCGCTCCCCCAGCTACGTCGCCGCGCTGGCCGCCACCGACCCCCTCGCCCGCGCCCTGCGCCGCCTCCCACCCCGGCTGAGCGGGCCCGTCGTCCGCTGGAAGAACGTCCTCGTCTCCGTGGCCGGGTTCCAGCTCAGCCGACGCCGCCCGAAGCTCATGAAGGCGCTGCTGCGCCGGGGCGTGACGCGCTGGCTGCCGCCGGGCTACGACGTCGACACCCACTTCACCCCGCGCTACGACCCGTGGGACCAGCGGCTGTGCGCGGTGCCCGACGGCGACCTCTTCCGCGCCGTGGCCGACGGCACCGCGTCCGTCGTCACCGACCACGTCGAGACCTTCACCGAGACGGGCATCGCCCTCGCCTCCGGCGCCCACCTCGACGCGGACGTGATCGTCACGGCGACCGGCCTGACCCTCCACCCCCTCGGCGGGCTGCGCCTGCGCGTGGACGGCCACGACGTCGACCTCGGCCGCACCGTCGCCTACAAGGGCGCCATGCTCTCCGGCGTCCCCAACTTCGCACTCACCCTCGGCTACACCAACGCCTCCTGGACGCTCAAGGCCGACCTCGTCGCCCGTTACGTGTGCCGCGTCCTCAACCACCTCCAGGACCACGGCCTGCGCGCCGCCACCCCCGTCACCCCGACGTTCCCGCCCGGCACGGAGCTGTCCCCGCTCATCGACCTCAGCTCCGGCTACGTGCGGCGCGGCATCCACACCCTCCCCCGCCAGGGCCCCCGCACCCCCTGGCGCCTCCACCAGAACTACCTGCGCGACGTGCGCCTCCTGCGCCGCTCCCCCCTCACCGACACCCACCTCCACTTCACCTGA
- a CDS encoding GNAT family N-acetyltransferase, protein MHLARIRYDHPDARRLDAEVQQEYAVRYGDEGDVTPLDAEMFLPPGGLYLLAYDDDGRPVASGGWRAMDRNGEGYADGDAEIKRMYVVPGARGQGLARKILAQLEADARAAGRLRMVLETGTMQPEAIALYESEGYEPCAKFGLYREEPNSRCYAKPLTV, encoded by the coding sequence ATGCACCTGGCCCGCATCCGGTACGACCACCCCGACGCCCGGCGACTCGACGCCGAGGTCCAGCAGGAGTACGCCGTCCGCTACGGCGACGAGGGCGACGTCACCCCGCTCGACGCGGAGATGTTCCTCCCGCCCGGCGGGCTCTACCTGCTCGCCTACGACGACGACGGCCGTCCCGTCGCCTCCGGCGGCTGGCGCGCCATGGACCGCAACGGCGAGGGGTACGCGGACGGCGACGCCGAGATCAAGCGGATGTACGTCGTCCCCGGCGCGCGCGGGCAGGGCCTGGCCCGCAAGATCCTCGCCCAGCTGGAGGCGGACGCCCGCGCGGCGGGACGGCTGCGCATGGTCCTGGAGACCGGCACCATGCAGCCGGAGGCCATCGCGCTGTACGAGTCCGAGGGCTACGAGCCGTGCGCGAAGTTCGGCCTCTACCGCGAGGAGCCGAACAGCCGCTGCTACGCCAAACCGCTGACCGTCTGA
- a CDS encoding exodeoxyribonuclease III, which produces MLKVATVNVNGLRAASGKGYLPWLASCEADVVCLQEVRAEPEQLTEAVRAPEGWHVQWAPAATKGRAGVAVLTRRAPDAVRVGFGVSEFDAAGRYVEVDLPGVTVGSLYLPSGEVGTERQEEKERFMAAFLPYLGELRKRAAEGGREALVCGDWNIAHQEVDLRNWKANRRKAGFLPEERAWLSRVLDPADGGFVDVVRRQHPDQAGPYSWWSYRGRAFDNDSGWRIDLLAATEGLAARCVKAYVERAGSHAERWSDHAPVTAVFAP; this is translated from the coding sequence ATGCTCAAGGTCGCAACGGTCAACGTCAACGGTCTGCGCGCGGCGTCCGGCAAGGGATATCTGCCCTGGCTGGCGTCCTGCGAGGCGGACGTCGTGTGCCTCCAGGAGGTCCGCGCCGAGCCCGAGCAGCTCACGGAGGCCGTGCGGGCGCCGGAGGGCTGGCACGTCCAGTGGGCGCCGGCGGCGACGAAGGGCCGGGCCGGCGTGGCGGTTCTCACACGTCGCGCGCCGGACGCGGTCCGGGTCGGCTTCGGGGTGAGCGAGTTCGACGCCGCCGGGCGCTACGTCGAGGTGGACCTGCCGGGCGTCACGGTGGGGAGCCTCTACCTGCCGTCGGGGGAGGTCGGCACCGAGCGGCAGGAGGAGAAGGAGCGCTTCATGGCCGCCTTCCTGCCCTACCTGGGGGAGCTGCGGAAGCGGGCGGCCGAAGGTGGCCGGGAGGCGCTGGTCTGCGGTGACTGGAACATCGCGCACCAGGAGGTGGACCTCAGGAACTGGAAGGCCAACCGGCGGAAGGCCGGGTTCCTGCCGGAGGAGCGGGCCTGGCTGAGCCGGGTGCTGGACCCGGCGGACGGCGGGTTCGTGGACGTCGTCCGGCGGCAGCACCCGGACCAGGCCGGGCCGTACTCGTGGTGGTCGTACCGGGGGCGGGCCTTCGACAACGACAGCGGCTGGCGCATCGACCTGCTGGCCGCCACGGAGGGGCTGGCCGCCCGCTGTGTGAAGGCGTACGTCGAGCGGGCGGGGAGCCACGCCGAGCGGTGGTCGGACCACGCCCCCGTGACGGCCGTCTTCGCTCCCTGA
- a CDS encoding L,D-transpeptidase family protein: MGRGSARRRTAVALLVTTAFVAPAGIVATAAPAQAAPYCNVTTGSHQRQVERFLKLAVDGRQSLKDCRAIQAFQTRHGIAPNAGWAGPITWGVMHLMNQQKAAGKNPNKSGRCPTNKGRIACVDLTRQLSWIQDGRKLVHGPVPVRTGRNGHETRTGAKKVYWRNKNHWSTLYDVAMPYAQFFDGGIAFHSIKGSVWSPPGSHGCVNMRRADAATYWSLLRNGDDVHVWGRKPGT, from the coding sequence ATGGGACGAGGGTCGGCCCGGCGGCGCACCGCCGTGGCACTACTGGTCACCACCGCGTTCGTCGCACCCGCCGGGATCGTCGCGACGGCCGCACCCGCGCAGGCGGCGCCCTACTGCAACGTCACGACGGGCAGCCACCAGCGGCAGGTCGAACGTTTCCTGAAGCTCGCCGTGGACGGCAGGCAGTCACTGAAGGACTGCCGCGCCATCCAGGCGTTCCAGACCCGGCACGGCATAGCCCCCAACGCCGGCTGGGCCGGCCCGATCACCTGGGGCGTGATGCACCTGATGAACCAGCAGAAGGCCGCCGGGAAGAACCCGAACAAGAGCGGCCGGTGCCCCACGAACAAGGGCCGCATCGCCTGCGTGGACCTCACCCGGCAGCTCAGCTGGATCCAGGACGGCCGCAAGCTCGTGCACGGGCCCGTCCCCGTCCGCACCGGCCGGAACGGCCACGAGACCCGCACCGGCGCCAAAAAGGTCTACTGGCGGAACAAGAACCACTGGTCGACGCTGTACGACGTAGCGATGCCCTACGCCCAGTTCTTCGACGGCGGCATCGCCTTCCACTCCATCAAGGGCAGCGTGTGGTCACCGCCCGGCTCCCACGGCTGCGTCAACATGCGCCGGGCGGACGCCGCGACGTACTGGAGCCTGCTGCGCAACGGCGACGACGTGCACGTCTGGGGTCGCAAGCCCGGGACGTGA
- the tnpA gene encoding IS200/IS605 family transposase encodes MGIDENVRTGRHRVFRMHVHLVFVTKYRHSVFTDRHLTRCEEIMRAVCEDFQAELVEFNGEANHVHLLVNFPPKVTVSRLVNSLNGVSSRRLRQELPDLVRHYWRAQHLWSGSYLAESVGGAPLSTVKQYIQQQNRPL; translated from the coding sequence ATGGGTATCGATGAGAACGTTCGTACAGGTCGACACCGCGTATTCCGGATGCATGTCCACTTGGTCTTCGTGACGAAGTACCGGCACTCCGTCTTCACCGACCGGCATCTGACACGGTGCGAGGAGATCATGCGAGCCGTGTGCGAGGACTTCCAGGCCGAGCTGGTGGAGTTCAACGGCGAGGCCAACCACGTCCACCTGCTGGTGAACTTCCCACCGAAGGTCACCGTGTCCAGGCTGGTGAACTCCCTCAACGGCGTGTCCTCGCGCAGACTCCGCCAGGAGCTCCCCGACCTGGTCCGCCACTACTGGCGGGCACAGCACCTGTGGTCCGGCTCGTACCTCGCAGAGTCGGTCGGCGGTGCGCCACTCAGCACCGTCAAGCAGTACATCCAGCAGCAGAACCGACCGTTGTGA
- a CDS encoding RNA-guided endonuclease InsQ/TnpB family protein: protein MQLRYSFRMYPSAGQCTALAKAFGCALVVYNDALRARETARGEGKPFPKTGDLSKTLITEAKNTPERAWLAEVSAVVLQQSLRDLDTAYRNFFEGLKGKRPRMGAPRYKSKRDNRQSVRFTANARWSVTPGGKLRLPKIGDVKVKWSRTLPSAPSTVTVVKDCAGRYFASFVVETGPEEVLPDVASEVGIDLGLGHFAVLSDGTKVDSPRFLRRAEKRLKKAQRALSRKEKGSSNRNKARIKVARAHAKVADARRGFHHQLSTKLIRENQAVAVEDLAVRGLARTRLAKSVHDAGWSAFVGMLEYKAARYGRTLVKIGRFEPTSQVCSRCGVKDGPKPLNVRVWTCGACGAVLDRDINAAVNVAKAAGLAVSACGAQVRPGLVPAPRSEAGTHPKRPTQRVWEQAGIPGP from the coding sequence GTGCAGCTTCGGTACAGCTTTCGCATGTATCCGAGTGCCGGTCAGTGCACGGCGTTGGCGAAGGCGTTCGGGTGTGCGCTGGTGGTCTACAACGACGCGCTTCGCGCTCGGGAGACCGCCCGCGGCGAGGGCAAGCCGTTCCCGAAGACCGGCGACCTGTCCAAGACGCTCATCACCGAGGCGAAGAACACCCCGGAACGGGCCTGGCTCGCCGAGGTCTCGGCGGTCGTCCTCCAGCAGTCTCTGCGCGACCTGGACACGGCGTACCGGAATTTCTTCGAGGGCCTGAAGGGCAAGCGCCCCCGCATGGGTGCACCCCGGTACAAGTCCAAGCGCGACAACCGGCAGTCCGTGCGCTTTACCGCGAACGCCCGCTGGTCGGTCACGCCGGGCGGGAAGCTGCGCCTGCCGAAGATCGGCGACGTGAAGGTGAAGTGGTCCCGCACGCTGCCCTCGGCGCCGTCCACGGTGACGGTGGTCAAGGACTGTGCGGGCCGGTACTTCGCGAGCTTCGTCGTCGAGACCGGACCGGAGGAAGTCCTTCCCGATGTCGCGTCCGAGGTGGGTATCGATCTCGGTCTTGGGCACTTCGCGGTCCTCTCGGACGGGACCAAGGTTGACAGCCCGCGCTTCCTGCGCCGGGCCGAGAAGCGCCTGAAGAAGGCCCAGCGTGCCCTCTCCCGCAAGGAGAAGGGCTCCAGCAACCGGAACAAGGCCCGGATCAAGGTCGCCCGCGCACACGCGAAGGTGGCCGACGCACGTCGCGGGTTCCACCACCAGCTCTCCACAAAGCTGATCCGCGAGAACCAAGCGGTCGCCGTGGAGGACCTGGCGGTGAGGGGACTCGCCCGCACGCGCCTGGCCAAGTCCGTCCACGACGCCGGATGGTCGGCGTTCGTCGGAATGCTGGAGTACAAGGCCGCCCGGTACGGGCGCACCCTGGTGAAGATCGGCCGGTTCGAGCCGACCTCGCAGGTGTGCTCCCGGTGCGGCGTCAAGGACGGCCCCAAGCCGCTCAACGTCCGTGTGTGGACGTGCGGGGCGTGCGGGGCGGTCCTGGACCGGGACATCAACGCGGCGGTCAACGTCGCCAAGGCCGCCGGACTGGCGGTGTCAGCCTGTGGAGCGCAGGTAAGACCGGGACTCGTCCCGGCACCGCGCAGCGAAGCAGGAACCCACCCGAAGCGACCCACACAGCGAGTGTGGGAGCAGGCGGGAATCCCCGGCCCTTAG
- a CDS encoding MerR family transcriptional regulator, protein MTELAEAAGVTVRTVRFYRERALLPPPRREGRIAWYNEHHLARLRTIGALLTRGHTLGGITELLTAFEKGRDSHSAAELLGLEPALTAPFSEEVPVRLTPEELAAHYPGEVTPENLSDSIDLGYVAVDGDELVHTSRRLLDASAALVREGIPLADVLDGARRVRTQVEAIAAVFADVLSAHLLAEDRDPEDVAASVDHLRPYAKHIVDAELSMALDRRVRSRLDTWLAEHGENGEKDADDENGTVNDTAG, encoded by the coding sequence ATGACGGAACTCGCCGAGGCCGCCGGCGTCACGGTGCGCACCGTGCGCTTCTACCGCGAACGCGCCCTGCTGCCGCCACCCCGCCGCGAGGGCCGCATCGCCTGGTACAACGAGCACCATCTCGCCCGGCTGCGCACCATCGGCGCCCTCCTGACCCGCGGCCACACCCTCGGCGGCATCACCGAGCTGCTCACCGCGTTCGAGAAGGGCCGCGACTCCCACAGCGCCGCCGAACTCCTCGGCCTCGAACCGGCGCTGACGGCGCCGTTCTCCGAGGAGGTGCCCGTGCGCCTCACCCCCGAGGAGCTGGCCGCCCACTACCCGGGCGAGGTCACCCCCGAGAACCTCTCCGACTCCATCGACCTCGGCTACGTGGCCGTCGACGGCGACGAACTCGTCCACACCAGCCGGCGCCTGCTCGACGCCTCGGCCGCGCTCGTCCGCGAGGGCATTCCGCTCGCCGACGTCCTGGACGGGGCGCGCCGCGTCCGCACCCAGGTCGAGGCCATCGCGGCCGTCTTCGCCGACGTCCTCTCCGCGCACCTGCTCGCCGAGGACCGCGACCCCGAGGACGTCGCCGCGTCCGTGGACCACCTGCGCCCCTACGCCAAGCACATCGTCGACGCCGAACTCTCCATGGCCCTGGACCGCCGCGTCCGGAGCCGACTCGACACGTGGCTCGCGGAGCACGGCGAGAACGGCGAGAAGGACGCGGACGACGAGAACGGCACTGTGAACGACACTGCGGGTTGA
- a CDS encoding flavin-containing monooxygenase — protein sequence MGEREHEHVRVAVIGSGFGGLGAAVRLRRAGITDFVVLERRDAVGGTWHDNSYPGCACDVPSHLYSFSFAPNPEWPRSFSGQAHIRAYLERVADTFGLRPHIRFRHTVEQAEWDAEELRWVVRTSQGTLTADVVVSATGPLSDPKIPDIPGLDGFTGKVFHSAQWDHDYDLRGKRVAMIGTGASAIQIVPAIQPTVGRLTLFQRTPAWVMPRVDRRITGAERWLHAKLPVTRYLRRQLLWGIRELQVSAFTKRPGELGPVQQLALLHMKRAVKDPEMRRQLTPDYRIGCKRILLSNSYYPALAQDNVDLVASGLKEVRGNTLVAADGTETEVDAIIFGTGFHVTDMPIAQRVKGADGTTLAEEWRDGMESLRGASAAGFPNFMTIIGPNTGLGNSSMILMIEAQLTYMVDYLRRLDALGGRVALDARRGAVHAWTARIQERMKRTVWNTGGCDSWYLDANGRNTTVWPGTTAEFRRATREVRLEEYEVLRAERPGRDERAVPAGRSLPAASGEAAA from the coding sequence ATGGGCGAGCGCGAGCATGAGCATGTACGGGTGGCGGTGATCGGTTCCGGGTTCGGCGGCCTGGGGGCGGCCGTGCGGCTGCGCCGGGCGGGCATCACGGACTTCGTCGTCCTGGAACGCCGCGACGCCGTCGGCGGCACGTGGCACGACAACTCCTACCCCGGGTGCGCCTGCGACGTCCCCTCGCACCTCTACTCGTTCTCCTTCGCGCCCAACCCCGAGTGGCCGCGGAGCTTCTCCGGGCAGGCGCACATCCGGGCCTACCTGGAGCGGGTCGCCGACACCTTCGGGCTGCGCCCGCACATCCGGTTCCGGCACACGGTCGAGCAGGCGGAGTGGGACGCCGAGGAGCTGCGCTGGGTCGTGCGGACCTCGCAGGGCACCCTGACGGCGGACGTCGTCGTCTCCGCCACCGGCCCGCTCTCCGACCCCAAGATCCCGGACATTCCCGGGCTCGACGGCTTCACGGGCAAGGTCTTCCACTCGGCGCAGTGGGACCACGACTACGACCTGCGCGGCAAGCGGGTCGCCATGATCGGCACCGGCGCGTCCGCCATCCAGATCGTGCCCGCGATCCAGCCGACGGTCGGCCGGCTCACGCTCTTCCAGCGGACCCCGGCCTGGGTCATGCCGCGCGTGGACCGCAGGATCACCGGGGCGGAGCGCTGGCTGCACGCGAAGCTGCCCGTCACCCGGTACCTGCGCCGCCAACTGCTCTGGGGCATCCGCGAGTTGCAGGTCAGCGCCTTCACCAAGCGGCCGGGTGAGCTGGGGCCCGTCCAGCAGCTCGCGCTCCTGCACATGAAGCGCGCCGTCAAGGACCCGGAGATGCGCCGTCAGTTGACGCCCGACTACCGCATCGGCTGCAAGCGCATCCTGCTGTCCAACTCCTACTACCCGGCGCTCGCGCAGGACAACGTGGACCTGGTGGCCTCCGGGCTCAAGGAGGTCCGGGGCAACACCCTCGTCGCGGCCGACGGCACCGAGACGGAGGTCGACGCCATCATCTTCGGCACCGGCTTCCACGTCACCGACATGCCGATCGCCCAGCGGGTCAAGGGCGCCGACGGCACGACGCTGGCCGAGGAGTGGCGGGACGGCATGGAGTCGCTGCGCGGCGCGAGCGCCGCCGGCTTCCCCAACTTCATGACGATCATCGGGCCGAACACCGGGCTCGGCAACAGCTCCATGATCCTGATGATCGAGGCCCAGCTGACCTACATGGTCGACTACCTGCGCCGGCTCGACGCCCTCGGCGGCCGGGTGGCCCTGGACGCGCGGCGCGGCGCCGTGCACGCCTGGACCGCGCGGATCCAGGAGCGCATGAAGCGCACGGTGTGGAACACCGGCGGCTGCGACAGCTGGTACCTGGACGCGAACGGCCGCAACACCACCGTGTGGCCGGGCACCACGGCGGAGTTCCGCCGCGCCACGCGGGAGGTCCGGCTGGAGGAGTACGAGGTGCTGCGCGCCGAGCGGCCCGGCCGGGACGAGCGGGCCGTCCCCGCCGGGCGTTCGCTTCCCGCCGCATCCGGGGAGGCCGCCGCATGA
- a CDS encoding alpha/beta fold hydrolase, giving the protein MSPVAPLTSGPFAAPEPAATRRVTSSTGARLHVEEFGPAGGPTVVLAHGWTCNIAFWAPVARALAADGVRVVAYDQRGHGRSPATPGRYSTQALADDLCAVLEAVLDPRQQAVVGGHSMGGMTIMAAAGRPTLARHAAAAFLCSTGARRLSAEARVLPVPGGAGPRGLAHRLLLTSPAPLGPVSSVSRAMLAYATMGPGSAPERIEACARIVHACHRTVRRGWGKVLNELDLSAQVPRLTMPTAVLAGTHDRLTPLSHARELVAALPHCVGVHEKRGLGHMTPLEDPESVTDVLRGLVADHLKPSGADTTADVKKESR; this is encoded by the coding sequence ATGAGCCCCGTCGCCCCGCTCACCTCGGGCCCGTTCGCGGCGCCGGAACCGGCCGCGACCCGACGGGTCACCTCCAGCACGGGGGCCCGCCTGCACGTCGAGGAGTTCGGCCCGGCCGGCGGCCCCACGGTCGTGCTCGCGCACGGCTGGACGTGCAACATCGCCTTCTGGGCGCCCGTCGCCCGCGCCCTGGCCGCCGACGGTGTCCGCGTCGTGGCCTACGACCAACGCGGTCACGGCAGGTCGCCGGCCACCCCGGGCCGTTACAGCACGCAGGCCCTCGCCGACGACCTGTGCGCCGTCCTGGAGGCGGTCCTCGATCCGCGGCAGCAGGCCGTCGTCGGCGGGCACTCCATGGGCGGCATGACGATCATGGCCGCCGCCGGACGGCCCACGCTGGCCCGGCACGCCGCCGCGGCCTTCCTGTGCAGCACTGGCGCCCGGCGGCTCTCCGCCGAGGCACGGGTCCTGCCCGTGCCGGGCGGGGCGGGCCCGCGCGGGCTGGCGCACCGGCTGCTGCTCACCTCGCCCGCCCCGCTCGGCCCGGTCTCGTCGGTCAGCCGCGCGATGCTCGCCTACGCGACGATGGGCCCCGGCTCGGCGCCCGAGCGGATCGAGGCCTGCGCGCGGATCGTGCACGCCTGTCACCGCACGGTGCGGCGGGGCTGGGGGAAGGTGCTGAACGAGCTCGACCTCTCCGCGCAGGTACCCCGGCTCACCATGCCGACGGCCGTCCTCGCGGGCACCCACGACCGGTTGACGCCGCTGTCGCACGCGCGCGAGCTGGTGGCCGCGCTACCGCACTGCGTCGGCGTGCACGAGAAGCGCGGCCTCGGCCACATGACGCCGCTGGAGGACCCGGAGTCCGTGACGGACGTCCTGCGCGGCCTGGTCGCCGACCACCTGAAGCCCTCCGGCGCCGACACGACGGCCGATGTGAAGAAGGAGTCCCGATGA
- a CDS encoding SDR family oxidoreductase — MKRGNLDGQVVVVTGGARGVGALLARKLAARGAKIALVGLEPDELKKVSAALPTESAHWHADVTDHVAMEQVAGEVRARFGKVDVVVANAGVATGGLFGDSDPVTWRRVIEVNLVGGAVTGRAFLPALTESRGYFLQIASLAAITPAPMMTAYCASKSGVEAFAHSLRAEVGHQGVRVGVGYLSWTDTDMVRGADEDEVMRDLRANSMPPPMNRTYPLGPAVDRIVAGIERRSPHVYGQWWLRGMQFVRGALPTIVGVGGRREMRRVAPRLLAARGARPTGLVGAGGAADERERG, encoded by the coding sequence ATGAAGCGTGGAAACCTGGACGGCCAGGTCGTCGTCGTCACCGGCGGCGCGCGGGGCGTCGGCGCGCTGCTGGCCCGCAAGCTGGCGGCGCGCGGCGCGAAGATCGCCCTCGTCGGGCTGGAGCCGGACGAGCTGAAGAAGGTGAGCGCCGCGCTCCCGACGGAATCGGCCCACTGGCACGCCGACGTCACCGACCACGTGGCCATGGAGCAGGTGGCCGGGGAGGTGAGGGCCCGGTTCGGGAAGGTGGACGTCGTCGTGGCCAACGCCGGTGTCGCCACCGGGGGCCTGTTCGGCGACAGCGACCCGGTGACCTGGCGCCGGGTCATCGAGGTCAACCTCGTGGGCGGAGCGGTGACGGGGCGGGCCTTCCTGCCCGCGCTCACGGAGTCCCGCGGCTACTTCCTCCAGATCGCCTCGCTCGCCGCGATCACCCCGGCGCCGATGATGACGGCGTACTGCGCGTCGAAGTCGGGCGTCGAGGCGTTCGCGCACAGCCTGCGCGCGGAGGTCGGTCACCAGGGGGTGCGGGTCGGAGTCGGCTACCTGAGCTGGACGGACACCGACATGGTGCGCGGCGCCGACGAGGACGAGGTGATGCGCGACCTGCGCGCCAACTCCATGCCGCCACCGATGAACAGGACCTACCCGCTCGGCCCGGCCGTGGACCGGATCGTGGCGGGCATCGAACGCCGGTCGCCGCACGTCTACGGGCAGTGGTGGCTGCGCGGCATGCAGTTCGTGCGCGGTGCTCTGCCGACGATCGTCGGCGTGGGCGGGCGCCGGGAGATGCGCAGGGTCGCGCCGAGGCTGCTCGCCGCGCGGGGCGCTCGTCCCACCGGCCTGGTGGGTGCGGGCGGCGCCGCCGACGAGCGCGAGCGCGGCTGA